The DNA window GTATGCAAAGCCTATCTCGGTACTTCTACCATGATATACGCTTCTACCTGATCCAGTTCCTGGATATCGTTGAATCCTTCGAATACCAGACCACATTCATAACCGGCTTTTACTTCTTTTACATCATCTTTGAATCGTTTCAGAGATGCCAGAGGTCCTTCGAATATCTGTTTTCCTTCTCTGGAGATTCTTACGGTGCAGCCTCTCTGGAAGACACCATCCAGAACGTAGCTTCCGGCGATATTGCCGACACCGGATGCCTTGAAGATCTGACGAACTTCTGCATGACCGATCACTTTCTCTTCGAAGACAGGATCCAGCATACCCTTCATGGCAGCTTCCACATCTTCGATTGCCTGATAGATGACACGGTACAGACGCAGGTCTACGCCTTCCTGCTCTGCGGTTGCTTTTGCGGTTGCGTCCGGACGAACGTTGAAACCGATGATGATCGCGTTGGATGCGGAAGCCAGAGTTACGTCGGATTCGTTGATCGCACCTACACCACCATGGATGATCTTAACGACAACTTCATCGTTGGACAGTTTCACCAGACTCTGTTTTACGGCTTCTACAGATCCCTGTACATCGGCTTTTACAATGATGTTCAGTTCTTTCAGGTTACCTTCCTGAATCTGGTTGAACAGATCATCCAGAGACATCTTCGCTTTCGTCTCTTCCAGCAAACGGTTTTTATTTTCAGAAATAAAGGTTGCTGCAAAGTTCTTTGCTTCTTTATCATTTTCGGTAGCTACCAGAACTTCACCGGCATTCGGTACATCAGACAGACCAAGGATCTCTACCGGAGTAGACGGACCTGCCGTTTTGACACGGCGTCCCTTGTCGTCCATCATCGCACGGACTTTACCTGAGGAAGCTCCTGCTGCGATGAAGTCACCGACATGCAGGGTACCTTTCTGTACCAGAATGGTAGCAACAGGGCCTTTTCCTTTATCAAGCTGTGCCTCAATAACCAGACCACGTGCTTTTCTGTTCGGGTTTGCTTTCAGTTCACATACTTCGGAAGTCAGCAGGATCATTTCCAGCAGGTCTTCGATACCCTCATGTGTCTTTGCAGATACCGGAACGAAGATGGTGCTTCCGCCCCAGTCTTCCGGGATCAGCTCGTACTCGGAAAGTTCCTGTTTTACTCTCTCGATGTTGGCACTCGGTTTATCTACCTTGTTGATCGCAACGATGATCTCAACACCTGCTGCTTTTGCATGGTTGATCGCTTCTACAGTCTGCGGCATCACACCGTCGTCCGCTGCAACTACCAGAACGGCGATATCAGTGGAGTTTGCTCCACGCATACGCATTGCGGTAAATGCTTCGTGACCCGGAGTATCCAGGAATGTGATCTTCTGACCTTTGATGGATACCACATACGCACCGATGTGCTGTGTGATACCACCTGCCTCACGGTCGGTTACATTGGTCTTACGGATCGCATCCAGCAGGGAAGTTTTTCCGTGGTCAACGTGTCCCATAACGCAGACAACCGGCGGTCTCGGAACGAGATCTTTCGGATCTTCCTCTTCCTCTTTTAACAGTTCTTCGATCACATCGACTTTTTCTTCCTGTTCTGCGATGATATCGTAGCCCAGTGCGATCTCCTGTGCTTTTTCAAAATCGATCTCATGGTTTACGGTAACCATGGTTCCTTCCATGAACAGTTTCTTAACGATCACTGCAGGCTGCATTTTCATCTTTTCAGCCAGCTCGCGGATGGTCATTTTCTCCGGAAGTGTGATCTCTTTGACTACTTCTTTCTTTTCTTCCTTCGGCTGCGGACGGGTAGGTTTCTGCAGTGCCTTCGGCAGTCTGCTCTTCTGGAAACGACCCTGGTTCGGACGGTTTCCTCCCTGTCCGTTTCTTCTGTCCTGCGTCTTTTTCTCTTCTCTCTCGCGCTCTTTTTCTTTATCTTTTTCTTTGTTCTTTACGTCTCTGACCGGTTTTCTTGCCAGTCCCAGATCCATGCTGTCCATAGCCGGTCTGGAATCTCTGCGGTCATTTCTGCGTCCGTTGTTTTCTCTTCCGTCGCGGTCTCTGTTGTCACGGTTCATACCGTTTCTGTTGTTGTCAAAACGACGTCCGCCCTGGTTATCTCTGTTCTGTCCGTCTCTGTTGCCATCGAAACGGCGGTTTCCGTTTCCACCGTCCTGACGGTTATTCTGTCCCTGATAACGGTTATTATTCTGACCGTTTCTGTTGTCGAAGCGGCGTCCGCCCTGATTGTCTCTGTTCTGACCATCGCGGTTCTGTCCGTCTCTTCTTCCCTGACCATTGAATCTTCTCTCCTGACCGTCTCTGTTCTGTCCGTCACGGTTCTGATTGTCTCTTCTTCCGTTGAATCTTCTCTCCTGACCGTCTCTGTTCTGTCCATCACGGTTCTGTCCACCACGGTTTCCTTCGCCGTTTCCTCTTGCCGGTCTGTCCTGTCCGTTTTTGTCAGACTGCGGTTTGTTTCTTCTGAAATTCTTGCCTTCCTGTGTCTGCGCGTTCTGCGGACGGAATACCTGAATCAGATTGGATTTCTTTTTCGGGCGGTCTGTATTTTCTTTCTTCTCTTCTTTTCCTTCTTTTTTCCCGGCAAATGCATCCCGGACCATTTTTTCATCTTTTTCTTCCAATGTACTCATATGACTCTTAACTTCTACCTTTTTCTCCTTTAAAAATTCAATAACTTCTTTGTTTGTTTTATTTAATTCCTGTGCAATTTCATAGACTCTTGTTTTTGGCATTCTACCACCAACCTTTCTGTTCCATGCCAAGAAATGTAACTATTCAGATTTCAGCTGTTTTTCCATCGCTGCCGCCAGGTTTTCATCGGTTACTGCCAGAGACGCACGGAATTCTTTTCCCATGGCTCTTCCCAGTTCCTCTTTCCCTCCGAAATCATAGCACGGCACTTCATAATAGGTGCACATGTTATGAAATTTCTTTTTGGTATTGTCCGACGCTTCCGCCGAGACGATGACCAGCCAGGCTTTTCCTGTCTTTACCGCTTTTTCTGTTGAAAACTCTCC is part of the Blautia faecicola genome and encodes:
- the infB gene encoding translation initiation factor IF-2, which codes for MPKTRVYEIAQELNKTNKEVIEFLKEKKVEVKSHMSTLEEKDEKMVRDAFAGKKEGKEEKKENTDRPKKKSNLIQVFRPQNAQTQEGKNFRRNKPQSDKNGQDRPARGNGEGNRGGQNRDGQNRDGQERRFNGRRDNQNRDGQNRDGQERRFNGQGRRDGQNRDGQNRDNQGGRRFDNRNGQNNNRYQGQNNRQDGGNGNRRFDGNRDGQNRDNQGGRRFDNNRNGMNRDNRDRDGRENNGRRNDRRDSRPAMDSMDLGLARKPVRDVKNKEKDKEKEREREEKKTQDRRNGQGGNRPNQGRFQKSRLPKALQKPTRPQPKEEKKEVVKEITLPEKMTIRELAEKMKMQPAVIVKKLFMEGTMVTVNHEIDFEKAQEIALGYDIIAEQEEKVDVIEELLKEEEEDPKDLVPRPPVVCVMGHVDHGKTSLLDAIRKTNVTDREAGGITQHIGAYVVSIKGQKITFLDTPGHEAFTAMRMRGANSTDIAVLVVAADDGVMPQTVEAINHAKAAGVEIIVAINKVDKPSANIERVKQELSEYELIPEDWGGSTIFVPVSAKTHEGIEDLLEMILLTSEVCELKANPNRKARGLVIEAQLDKGKGPVATILVQKGTLHVGDFIAAGASSGKVRAMMDDKGRRVKTAGPSTPVEILGLSDVPNAGEVLVATENDKEAKNFAATFISENKNRLLEETKAKMSLDDLFNQIQEGNLKELNIIVKADVQGSVEAVKQSLVKLSNDEVVVKIIHGGVGAINESDVTLASASNAIIIGFNVRPDATAKATAEQEGVDLRLYRVIYQAIEDVEAAMKGMLDPVFEEKVIGHAEVRQIFKASGVGNIAGSYVLDGVFQRGCTVRISREGKQIFEGPLASLKRFKDDVKEVKAGYECGLVFEGFNDIQELDQVEAYIMVEVPR
- a CDS encoding L7Ae/L30e/S12e/Gadd45 family ribosomal protein, with the translated sequence MNCNKVLSLIGLSTKAGKIVSGEFSTEKAVKTGKAWLVIVSAEASDNTKKKFHNMCTYYEVPCYDFGGKEELGRAMGKEFRASLAVTDENLAAAMEKQLKSE